In Rhizobium sp. WYJ-E13, the following are encoded in one genomic region:
- a CDS encoding GntR family transcriptional regulator, which translates to MNTKIRPVGRPRYDHSDDSANDAFRAMARENLDRGESAPLWVQLKNRIQDAIVAQQLSPNSRMPSEQALCEIFDVSKPVVRAALSALAAEGHVIKLPRKGMFVANSRQDVDFMTSNLGVFGDLTAKGHVVTTKTFEFYRASADEDERRVFGLPGEGDVVRITRVYYCDGEPITLTHISLPGHKVPGMEKLDIHNRSVFQTIKEQYGLTVQRAERWFTAAMPDKHAVERMGIAADSPLIAIESIAYDHDGAALEYYKAFYNSAVARIHVRIDP; encoded by the coding sequence ATGAACACGAAAATCCGCCCGGTCGGCCGTCCGCGCTACGACCATTCAGACGATAGTGCCAACGACGCCTTCAGGGCCATGGCCCGCGAGAATCTCGACCGGGGTGAAAGCGCTCCGCTCTGGGTTCAACTGAAGAACCGCATCCAGGACGCAATCGTCGCGCAGCAACTCAGCCCGAATTCGCGCATGCCCTCCGAGCAGGCGCTATGCGAGATCTTCGACGTCTCCAAGCCAGTCGTCCGTGCGGCGCTCAGTGCGCTGGCTGCAGAAGGTCACGTCATCAAACTGCCCCGCAAGGGCATGTTCGTTGCCAATAGCCGGCAGGATGTCGACTTCATGACGTCGAACCTCGGCGTCTTCGGTGATTTGACGGCAAAGGGGCACGTCGTCACGACGAAGACCTTCGAATTCTATCGCGCCAGCGCCGACGAGGATGAGCGACGCGTCTTCGGGTTACCGGGCGAAGGTGATGTAGTGCGTATCACGCGCGTGTACTATTGCGACGGCGAACCGATAACGCTGACGCATATTTCTTTGCCGGGCCACAAGGTGCCTGGGATGGAGAAGCTCGACATCCATAATCGCTCCGTCTTCCAGACGATCAAGGAACAGTATGGACTGACCGTTCAGCGCGCGGAACGCTGGTTCACGGCTGCGATGCCCGACAAGCATGCGGTTGAGCGCATGGGAATTGCCGCCGATTCGCCGCTGATCGCGATTGAATCGATCGCTTACGACCACGATGGGGCGGCGCTGGAATATTATAAGGCTTTCTACAATTCAGCTGTCGCGCGAATCCAC
- a CDS encoding acetyl-CoA C-acetyltransferase produces the protein MRDDVFIVAARRTAIARLNGSLATKTAADLGAVVIQALLEEADIAGDAVDEVIMGQVLTGGAGQNPARQAALAAGIPVSVPAMTVNKVCGAGQKSIHLAAQAIRCGDADIVIAGGQDSMSRAPHLLYGLRSGIRAGDQTMKDSMVVDGLWDAFHDVHMGETAEHLARRYQVGRAEQDAFALASQQKAAVAASSGRFSSEIVPVTLTGRRGDTVFGADEHLNPATTLEKLGGLRPVFDAEGTVTAGNSSGLNDGAAAVLVVSGRRVAELNLTPVARIAAYASAGVKPMDMGLGPVAASRAALKKAGWRHDDLDLMEINEAFAAQAIAVNREMGWDGGRINVNGGAIALGHPLAGSGCRIVTTLVHEMLKRQAGKGLASLCIGGGLGVAICLEGV, from the coding sequence ATGCGAGATGACGTCTTCATCGTCGCGGCGAGGCGGACGGCCATCGCACGGCTGAACGGCAGCCTTGCTACCAAGACGGCAGCAGATCTAGGCGCGGTCGTGATCCAGGCGCTTCTCGAAGAGGCGGATATCGCCGGCGACGCCGTCGATGAGGTCATCATGGGGCAGGTGCTGACGGGCGGAGCGGGGCAGAACCCGGCACGGCAGGCAGCCCTGGCCGCTGGAATACCGGTCAGCGTTCCGGCGATGACCGTCAACAAAGTCTGCGGCGCCGGCCAGAAATCCATCCACCTTGCGGCGCAGGCGATCCGCTGCGGCGATGCGGATATCGTCATCGCCGGCGGCCAGGACAGCATGAGCCGTGCGCCTCATCTGCTGTACGGCCTGCGCAGCGGCATCAGGGCTGGCGATCAGACGATGAAGGATTCGATGGTGGTCGACGGCCTGTGGGACGCCTTTCATGATGTCCACATGGGCGAAACCGCCGAGCATCTGGCGCGGCGCTACCAGGTCGGCCGCGCAGAGCAGGATGCCTTTGCCCTCGCTTCCCAACAAAAGGCGGCCGTAGCTGCCAGTTCGGGACGCTTTTCCAGCGAGATCGTGCCCGTCACGCTGACGGGTCGGCGCGGAGATACGGTCTTCGGCGCCGACGAGCATCTGAACCCGGCGACGACGCTAGAGAAACTCGGTGGTCTAAGGCCTGTTTTCGATGCCGAAGGTACGGTGACGGCCGGCAATTCATCGGGACTGAACGACGGCGCGGCTGCCGTTCTTGTTGTTTCGGGCCGAAGGGTCGCGGAGCTCAACCTGACGCCGGTCGCACGCATCGCCGCCTATGCATCTGCCGGAGTCAAGCCGATGGATATGGGCCTCGGTCCGGTCGCGGCGTCACGCGCGGCACTGAAGAAGGCCGGCTGGCGTCATGACGATCTCGATCTGATGGAGATCAACGAAGCATTCGCGGCCCAGGCGATTGCGGTCAACCGCGAGATGGGATGGGACGGCGGACGCATCAACGTCAATGGCGGCGCCATTGCGCTTGGGCATCCGCTTGCCGGCTCCGGTTGCCGAATCGTCACCACGCTCGTCCATGAAATGTTGAAGCGCCAGGCGGGCAAGGGGCTTGCCTCGCTTTGCATCGGCGGTGGGCTCGGCGTCGCGATCTGCCTGGAGGGCGTATGA
- a CDS encoding TetR/AcrR family transcriptional regulator, protein MDELQSMLKPGDLSDSKRMIMEVAAKLFADKGYGGVGISEVGDAAGFGKGALYYHIKSKEDLLFDIMTVYMVELINAARTIEISGANVTERIRALSESFMDIMFASRPEMTVCFREVHALTEARRRGVMALHAEYQDIWMRVFADGARLGIFRSLSKVEVKAILGMYFYSFLWIRGDGAMSVQAISENFAGIALRAAARD, encoded by the coding sequence ATGGACGAATTGCAGAGCATGCTGAAGCCGGGCGACCTTTCCGACAGCAAGCGAATGATCATGGAAGTCGCGGCAAAACTCTTCGCCGACAAGGGCTATGGTGGCGTCGGCATCAGCGAGGTTGGTGACGCGGCAGGCTTCGGCAAGGGTGCCCTTTACTACCATATCAAGTCTAAGGAAGACCTGCTCTTCGACATCATGACCGTCTACATGGTGGAATTGATCAACGCCGCCCGGACCATCGAAATCAGTGGGGCGAACGTTACAGAGCGTATCCGCGCGCTTAGCGAAAGCTTCATGGATATCATGTTCGCGAGCCGCCCCGAGATGACCGTCTGCTTCCGCGAAGTGCATGCGCTGACAGAGGCGCGGCGCAGGGGTGTGATGGCGCTGCACGCTGAATATCAGGACATCTGGATGCGGGTTTTCGCCGATGGCGCGCGCCTGGGCATCTTTCGTTCGCTGTCCAAGGTCGAGGTTAAGGCGATTCTCGGCATGTATTTCTACAGCTTCCTGTGGATCCGCGGCGATGGTGCCATGAGTGTGCAAGCCATTTCTGAAAATTTCGCGGGCATCGCCTTGCGAGCGGCTGCGAGGGACTAG